In the Methylophilus sp. 5 genome, one interval contains:
- a CDS encoding lipopolysaccharide kinase InaA family protein, whose protein sequence is MEHSLNHYQDPVYEAALQGQGLHAFEAWWSRDIAWFEAPNQRRGGWSGVGRLVLARENQPALTMFVKKQQNHGRRTWRHPLAGEPTFRREFDRLQALAKAGIPAPKVLMYAESLEQGNQRAILVTENLHDFVDLEQLLPTILTQPVAQRRHLLRAVAQQVRRFHDLGWVHRALYPKHIFVRLDDSAPQVALIDLEKARQSLGAWRRAQFDLAALHRHTEGLNGCDRLYFFKQYLHGDASTRPLGWCDRQLLKRITKRSKR, encoded by the coding sequence TTGGAACATTCCCTGAATCATTATCAAGACCCGGTCTACGAGGCCGCATTGCAAGGTCAAGGGCTGCACGCTTTTGAAGCCTGGTGGTCACGTGACATTGCCTGGTTTGAAGCGCCTAATCAGCGCCGTGGCGGCTGGAGCGGTGTCGGCAGGTTGGTGTTAGCGCGTGAGAATCAACCAGCACTCACCATGTTTGTTAAAAAGCAGCAGAATCACGGCCGCCGGACATGGCGCCATCCGCTGGCGGGTGAGCCAACGTTCAGGCGTGAGTTTGATCGTTTGCAGGCTTTGGCCAAGGCAGGTATCCCGGCGCCAAAGGTGCTGATGTATGCTGAGTCGCTAGAACAGGGAAATCAACGCGCTATTCTGGTTACCGAAAATCTACACGATTTTGTTGATCTGGAGCAGTTGTTGCCGACGATACTTACCCAGCCTGTAGCGCAACGCAGGCATTTGCTACGGGCAGTGGCGCAACAAGTGCGCCGTTTTCACGATTTAGGCTGGGTGCATCGCGCTTTATATCCCAAACATATTTTTGTCCGGCTTGATGATTCTGCGCCACAGGTTGCGCTGATTGACCTGGAAAAAGCCAGGCAAAGTTTAGGTGCCTGGCGTCGTGCGCAATTTGATTTGGCGGCATTGCACCGGCACACCGAAGGCTTGAATGGTTGCGATAGACTGTATTTTTTTAAGCAGTATTTACACGGTGATGCGTCTACGCGCCCTTTAGGCTGGTGTGATCGCCAGCTACTTAAGCGTATTACCAAACGTAGCAAGCGTTAA
- a CDS encoding glycosyltransferase yields the protein MSMEHSLPRFSIGLVNYKTLDLTRTCLNFLKSHFDSGALDASAVEVWVVDNDSADDSTAYLRSLDWIHLIERPSPGKEQGFAAHGEGLDLILAAINTDYLFLMHTDTFIYQPQIFAECLQRLQRQPNIAAIGCLHQLNRGHLRLFWRALNGFFKYHSRRLKQRIGLPARQAKPYIEPYIKSFFALWDVGLMKKLGYRFYMEQQIPGYVLQDKLAAQGYVIERMSPARLFRYLDHVEAGTVGLVSGYTAQNRRLQRKQAMLKQLQSQQENTQ from the coding sequence ATGTCTATGGAACACTCTTTACCAAGATTCAGTATCGGGTTGGTCAATTATAAAACGCTGGATTTGACCCGAACCTGTTTGAATTTTTTGAAAAGCCATTTTGATAGCGGCGCGTTGGATGCCAGTGCGGTAGAGGTTTGGGTGGTAGATAACGACTCTGCCGATGACAGTACCGCTTATTTGCGTAGTCTGGACTGGATACATTTAATTGAACGCCCGTCACCTGGTAAAGAGCAAGGGTTTGCGGCGCATGGCGAAGGTCTGGATTTGATTTTGGCCGCGATCAATACTGATTATCTGTTTTTGATGCATACCGACACCTTTATTTACCAGCCGCAAATTTTTGCTGAGTGTTTGCAGCGCCTGCAACGCCAGCCGAATATTGCCGCGATTGGTTGTTTGCACCAGCTGAATCGCGGCCACCTGCGTTTGTTTTGGCGTGCATTGAACGGATTTTTTAAATATCACAGTCGCCGTTTGAAGCAGCGCATCGGCTTGCCTGCGCGTCAGGCCAAGCCATATATCGAGCCCTATATTAAAAGTTTTTTTGCCTTGTGGGACGTGGGCCTAATGAAAAAGCTGGGCTATCGTTTTTATATGGAACAGCAAATCCCAGGTTATGTACTGCAAGACAAACTGGCTGCGCAAGGGTATGTCATCGAGCGCATGTCGCCAGCCAGATTGTTCCGCTATCTTGATCATGTCGAGGCCGGCACAGTGGGCTTGGTGAGCGGTTATACGGCACAAAACCGCCGTTTGCAGCGCAAGCAGGCCATGCTTAAACAATTACAGTCACAGCAGGAAAATACACAATGA